A DNA window from Camelina sativa cultivar DH55 chromosome 17, Cs, whole genome shotgun sequence contains the following coding sequences:
- the LOC104755016 gene encoding 60S ribosomal protein L10a-1-like has product MSKLQSEAVREAITIITGKSGEKKRNFVETVELQIGLKNYDPQKDKRFSGSVKLPHIPRPKMKICMLGDAQHVEEAEKLGLENMDVESLKKLNKNKKLVKKLAKKYHAFLASESVIKQIPRLLGPGLNKAGKFPTLVSHQESLEAKVNETKATVKFQLKKVLCMGVAVGNLSMEEKQIFQNVQMSVNFLVSLLKKNWQNVRCLYLKSTMGPPQRIF; this is encoded by the exons CCATCACAATTATCACAGGGAAGTCGGGTGAAAAGAAACGTAACTTTGTGGAGACTGTTGAGCTCCAGATCGGTCTTAAGAACTATGACCCTCAAAAGGACAAGCGTTTCAGTGGATCTGTCAAGTTACCACACATTCCCCGTCCTAAAATGAAGATCTGCATGCTTGGAGATGCTCAGCATGTCGAGGAG GCAGAGAAATTGGGGCTGGAGAATATGGATGTTGAGTCTCTTAAAAAGcttaacaaaaacaagaagctcGTCAAGAAGCTTGCAAAGAAGTACCATGCTTTCTTGGCCTCTGAGTCTGTCATTAAGCAGATTCCTCGTCTTCTTGGTCCTGGTCTCAACAAGGCAG GAAAGTTCCCAACTCTTGTGAGCCACCAGGAATCCTTAGAGGCAAAGGTGAACGAAACCAAGGCAACAGTGAAGTTTCAGCTGAAGAAGGTTCTGTGTATGGGAGTCGCAGTTGGTAACCTTTCAATGGAAGAGAAGCAGATCTTTCAGAATGTTCAGATGAGTGTTAACTTCCTCGTCTCGCTGTTGAAGAAGAACTGGCAAAATGTCAGGTGTTTGTACCTCAAGAGCACAATGGGACCACCACAAAGAATCTTCTAA
- the LOC104755017 gene encoding mRNA-decapping enzyme-like protein: protein MSQNGKLIPNLDQNSTRLLNLTVLQRIDPYIEEILITAAHVTFYEFNIDLSQWSRKDVEGSLFVVKRSTQPRFQFIVMNRRNTDNLVENLLGDFEYEVQGPYLLYRNASQEVNGIWFYNKRECEEVATLFSRILSAYSKVNQKPKTPSSKSEFEELEAVPTMAVMDGPLEPSSTARDAPDDPAFVNFFSSGMALGNTASGSASGPPYQSSPIPHQPHQPTISPPVPVAAPSQIKSPPLLPSSSPLMPLFDNNPDLNSSNSSVTDLVTPASFFGPPRMMAQPHLIPGSSMPTAPLLNPNNATHQQRSYGTPVLQPFPPPTPPLSLAPAPTGPVITRDTVKEALLSLIQTNDFIDMVTRALQNAHQS from the exons ATGTCTCAGAACGGGAAGCTGATCCCAAATCTGGACCAGAACAGTACGAGGCTTCTCAATCTCACAGTTCTCCAGCGAATCGATCCATACATCGAGGAAATCCTCATCACAGCCGCTCATGTTACTTTCTATGAATTCAACATTGATCTCAGTCAATGG AGTCGTAAGGATGTTGAAGGATCTTTGTTTGTTGTCAAAAG GAGCACACAACCTCGATTTCAGTTTATTGTGATGAATCGTCGGAATACAG ATAATCTGGTGGAGAATCTTCTGGGAGATTTTGAGTATGAAGTTCAAGGTCCTTATTTACTTTACCGTAATGCATCTCAAGAAGTTAATGGCATTTGGTTTTACAATAAACGTGAATGCGAGGAGGTAGCAACTCTTTTCAGCAG AATACTGAGTGCATATTCCAAGGTTAACCAGAAGCCGAAGACCCCATCTTCAAAAAG TGAGTTTGAGGAATTGGAAGCTGTGCCTACGATGGCAGTTATGGATGGTCCTCTTGAACCGTCTTCAACTGCTAGGGATGCCCCTGATGATCCTGCTTTCGTCAACTTCTTTAGC TCAGGAATGGCTCTTGGGAACACTGCGAGTGGGTCAGCAAGTGGACCACCTTACCAATCATCACCAATTCCACACCAACCTCACCAACCCACCATTTCTCCCCCTGTACCGGTAGCAGCACCTTCACAGATAAAATCACCACCGCTTCTACCATCCTCCTCTCCTCTGATGCCTCTGTTTGACAACAACCCTGATCTTAACAGCAGCAACTCAAGCGTTACCGATTTAGTGACGCCAGCCTCTTTCTTTGGGCCCCCGCGAATGATGGCACAACCGCACCTCATTCCTGGTTCGTCTATGCCCACAGCTCCTCTCCTCAACCCTAATAATGCAACTCACCAGCAGCGGTCATATGGTACTCCGGTGCTCCAGCCTTTCCCACCACCAACTCCACCACTATCACTCGCTCCTGCACCGACTGGCCCGGTTATCACCAGAGACACAGTGAAAGAAGCCCTTTTATCCCTGATTCAG ACTAATGATTTCATCGATATGGTGACCCGAGCTTTACAAAATGCACATCAATCATGA
- the LOC104755018 gene encoding photosystem I subunit O, which yields MAATFATPSTVIGLGGSSITTKSFSSSFLKPTLSAKNPLRLAGASGGRVTCFERNWLRRDLNVVGFGLIGWLAPSSIPAINGKSLTGLFFDSIGTELAHFPTPPALTSQFWLWLVTWHLGLFLCLTFGQIGFKGRTDNYF from the exons ATGGCAGCAACATTTGCAACCCCATCGACGGTGATAGGCCTCGGAGGATCATCCATCACCACCAAATCCTTCTCTTCAT CCTTTCTGAAACCAACATTGAGCGCCAAGAACCCTCTGAGACTCGCCGGTGCATCCGGAGGAAGAGTCACTTg CTTTGAGAGGAACTGGTTGAGGAGAGACTTGAACGTGGTAGGATTTGGGCTGATCGGATGGCTAGCTCCGTCGAGTATCCCGGCGATAAACGGGAAGAGCCTGACTGGTCTCTTCTTTGACAGCATCGGAACTGAGCTCGCTCACTTCCCAACTCCTCCTGCTCTCACTTCACAGTTCTGGTTGTGGTTGGTTACCTGGCACTTAGGCCTCTTCCTCTGCCTCACTTTCGGACAAATCGGATTCAAGGGCAGGACCGATAATTACTTCTAA
- the LOC104755019 gene encoding recQ-mediated genome instability protein 2-like, which produces MDYSLAAVKMLCSQLRDAKPTSSQNATALGGVLFQRAWFQGVLVSVSGGGDDRTILDDGTGLVELGLTSEFALRQWKSGMYVMVVGVYHFRTGEIPLLKVHKMVGLSGSPDREAMWYLEVMDAYRLFYEPLIQEFS; this is translated from the exons ATGGACTACAGCTTAGCGGCGGTGAAGATGCTTTGCTCCCAGCTCCGGGACGCTAAACCGACGTCTTCTCAGAACGCCACCGCCCTAGGCGGTGTTCTTTTTCAACGTGCTTGGTTTCAG GGCGTTTTGGTCTCCGTCTCCGGCGGTGGAGATGACCGTACGATCCTTGATGATGGAACCGGACTCGTCGAGCTCGGCCTCACGAGCGAATTCGCCCTCCGTCAATGGAAATCAGGAATGTACGTGATGGTTGTTGGTGTATACCATTTCCGTACTGGGGAGATACCTTTACTTAAG GTTCATAAGATGGTTGGGCTGTCTGGAAGCCCAGATCGTGAAGCCATGTGGTATTTAGAAGTCATGGACGCATACAGACTGTTCTATGAGCCCTTAATCCAAGAGTTCTCTTGA
- the LOC104755021 gene encoding RINT1-like protein MAG2L, which yields MEQTNPLPLSFVLPNPKDLSGLSLGFIDGNFEDLRDLLLRSSSLASNLNHDCSDLNDRLIHLRTDLTKHAVSWISTSLSAKVSLEDLRFNLESLLCLPTDSVGKQTNWELQKLVEELCRIQNQRKYFVTALKLESLVGDLEDSVFHPIRSHKGSTLQDLAVKHKRFSHAIKTMNEIELMLGDVTRHHSQWRHLVESVDSRADKSLSVIRPEVIAEHRAFLSSLGWPPKLATSKVEHGEVATIPNPLLLMQGDQKESYSQSFLLLCGLQQLNTKKEKRKKLHMPKEDSNVGLWATDELVKPVASRMEYHFMQWAEQPEFIFELVYKVTRDFADGVDDFLQPLIDRAMLVSCSAKEAWVSAMVQMLSGFLEKKVFPKLIDTFKEKHMKSEAISSWFHLVDQMVTFDKRMQSFVNSDTCLSYEGSSTAFSQDISVMGLFCKKPEWLKTWGKIELKDAYRKTKEDIKNERAWLVDSERTRLGNESTSRSAKYVLSTREDYKAPIVADSFLNRTWRLIDHGLSLPAILPRIQFIRATATKFLWCIFKFMLLEFKKIDLSYYSLFEDTLIQACGPINAARYLESKLREWSDDLVFVEMWAAESSAKVDRKPEASCQGCFFGEELKGLVELETNWLMEIITVFLQQFDSLCSDNFNINTVLWEENVITGSSNLTVSQGVAEALDNLRRHLCVLQLNMNPKDFLDLWRNLAEGIDHYVYRKFCSGEPVLRRKRFDRFEVDAEALLTVLQPYCVRPAAFFPRVREILRLLRMHEEEKARLRGALSRNGGNNCLKLFGISNLSAQLVEQFCRCY from the exons ATGGAACAAACAAATCCACTTCCACTGTCGTTCGTCTTGCCAAACCCGAAAGACCTTTCCGGTCTCTCACTAGGATTTATTGACGGTAATTTCGAGGACCTTCGAGATCTGCTTCTCCGCTCTTCAAGTCTAGCGTCAAATTTAAACCACGACTGTTCTGATCTAAACGACCGTCTCATCCACCTTCGTACGGATCTCACCAAACACGCCGTTTCATGGATCTCAACCTCGCTTTCCGCTAAAGTTTCACTCGAAGATTTGAGATTTAACCTCGAGAGCCTCCTCTGTCTCC CTACGGATTCTGTTGGAAAGCAAACGAATTGGGAGTTACAGAAACTCGTGGAAGAGCTATGTCGAATACAGAATCAGCGTAAATATTTCG tgACTGCGTTAAAGTTGGAAAGTCTGGTTGGAGATCTTGAAGATTCAGTGTTTCATCCTATAAGAAGCCACAAAGGAAGTACGCTTCAA GATCTTGCAGTTAAGCATAAGAGGTTCAGTCATGCTATTAAGACCATGAATGAGATTGAACTAATGCTTGGTGATGTTACAAGGCATCACTCACAGTGGCGCCACCTTGTGGAGTCTGTTGATAGTAGAGCAGATAAAAGTTTGTCAGTTATACGCCCTGAGGTTATCGCAGAGCACAGAGCTTTTCTTTCATCTCTTGGCTGGCCACCGAAACTGGCAACATCTAAAGTCGAGCATGGAGAGGTTGCTACTATCCCTAATCCTTTACTCTTGATGCAAGGAGATCAAAAGGAGTCTTATTCCCAAAGCTTTCTACTCCTCTGTGGTTTACAGCAGCTTAATACcaagaaggaaaaaaggaagaagcttcATATGCCCAAAGAAGATAGTAATGTTGGACTTTGGGCAACTGATGAATTGGTGAAACCGGTTGCATCTCGGATGGAGTATCATTTCATGCAATGGGCTGAACAACCTGAGTTTATTTTTGAACTTGTCTACAAAGTTACAAGAGACTTTGCTGATGGTGTGGATGATTTCTTACAGCCTTTGATTGACAGAGCCATGTTAGTAAGCTGTAGTGCTAAAGAAGCTTGGGTTTCAGCGATGGTCCAGATGCTATCTGGCTTCTTAGAGAAAAAGGTTTTTCCTAAGCTTATAGATACGTTCAAGGAGAAGCACATGAAATCTGAAGCTATATCATCGTGGTTCCACCTTGTCGATCAGATGGTTACATTTGATAAACGAATGCAGTCATTTGTGAATTCAGATACTTGTCTTTCTTATGAAGGCTCTTCAACAGCGTTTTCTCAAGATATATCAGTAATGGGACTATTTTGTAAGAAACCTGAGTGGCTCAAGACCTGGGGGAAGATTGAACTAAAGGATGCTTATAGGAAAACTAAAGAGGATATCAAGAATGAGAGAGCTTGGTTAGTTGATAGTGAAAGAACTAGACTTGGTAATGAATCTACCTCACGGTCTGCAAAGTATGTTCTATCCACTAGAGAGGATTATAAAGCGCCAATTGTAGCAGACTCTTTTCTTAATAGGACTTGGAGGTTGATAGACCATGGTCTATCTCTACCAGCCATTCTGCCAAGGATCCAATTTATAAGAGCTACTGCCACCAAATTTCTCTGGtgtatattcaaatttatgttaCTGGAGTTCAAGAAGATTGATCTCTCCTACTATAGCTTGTTTGAGGATACACTGATACAAGCCTGTGGACCGATTAATGCCGCTCGGTATCTTGAATCAAAGCTACGAGAATGGAgtgatgatttggtttttgtggaGATGTGGGCTGCGGAAAGCAGTGCCAAAGTTGATAGAAAACCTGAAGCTTCCTGCCAAGGCTGCTTTTTTGGGGAAGAACTGAAAGGCCTTGTTGAGTTGGAAACCAATTGGCTTATGGAAATTATAACAGTTTTTCTCCAGCAATTCGACAGTCTTTGCAGTGACAACTTCAATATCAATACGGTTTTATGGGAAGAAAACGTCATTACTGGTTCCAGCAATTTAACAGTGTCTCAGGGTGTTGCAGAAGCATTGGACAATTTAAGAAGGCATCTATGTGTTCTTCAGCTAAACATGAACCCGAAAGACTTCTTGGACTTGTGGAGGAATCTCGCGGAAGGGATTGACCATTATGTATATCGTAAATTTTGCTCAGGAGAACCTGTCTTACGGAGAAAAAGGTTTGATAGGTTCGAGGTTGACGCAGAGGCACTTCTCACAGTGCTTCAACCTTATTGTGTACGTCCTGCTGCATTTTTCCCTCGGGTGCGAGAGATTCTTAGGCTGTTGAGGATGCATGAGGAAGAGAAGGCACGATTGAGAGGAGCTCTAAGTcgaaacggtggaaacaactGTTTAAAGTTGTTTGGTATTTCTAACTTGTCTGCACAACTTGTAGAACAATTTTGTAGATGTTACTAG
- the LOC104755020 gene encoding GTPase LSG1-2 produces MGKSEKTSLGRSLVKHHNHMIQESKDKGKYYKNLQKKVLESVTEVSDIDAILEQAEEAERLYTINHSSSTPLSINLDTNSSSSVIAAEEWREQQKIEEALHASSLQVPRRPRWTPEMSVEELDANEKQAFLNWRRMLVSLEENEKLVLTPFEKNLDIWRQLWRVLERSDLIVMVVDARDPLFYRCPDLEAYAQEIDEHKKIMLLVNKADLLPTDVRQKWADYFRLNNILFVFWSAIAATATLEGKVLKEQWRQPENLQETDNPDIMIYGRDELLSRLQSEAQEIVKVTNSRAALSQSWTIECQREQAVVGFVGYPNVGKSSTINALVGQKRTGVTSTPGKTKHFQTLIISDELMLCDCPGLVFPSFSSSRYEMIARGVLPIDRMTAHREAIQVVADKVPRRVIESVYNISLPKPKTYERQSRPPHAAELLKSYCASRSYVASSGLPDETKAARLILKDYIGGKLPHYTMPPGMTQGDEPDIDDTQELGDILEGSESEEDSAVGDETESEQVPGIDDVLDDLSSFDLANGLKPSKKETAKKQTASHKQHKKPQRKKDRTWRVQNTEDGDGMPVVKVFQKPANTGPLTMR; encoded by the exons atggggaaGAGTGAAAAGACGTCGCTTGGGCGATCGCTGGTGAAGCACCACAATCATATGATTCAGGAATCGAAAGATAAAGGCAAGTACTATAAGAATCTTCAGAAGAAAGTTCTCGAATCCGTTACGGAGGTTAGCGACATCGACGCCATCCTTGAGCAGGCCGAGGAGGCTGAGCGTCTTTACACCATTAATCATAGCTCCTCCACTCCTTTGTCCATCAATCT AGACACAAATTCCAGCTCAAGTGTTATAGCAGCTGAAGAATGGAGAGAGCAACAGAAGATAGAGGAGGCTTTACACGCCAGTAGTCTTCAAGTACCTCGAAG ACCTCGGTGGACACCGGAAATGTCAGTGGAAGAACTTGATGCTAATGAGAAACAAGCTTTTCTAAATTGGCGCCGGATGCTTGTCag CCTTGAGGAAAATGAAAAGCTTGTGTTGACTCCATTCGAAAAGAACCTCGACATCTGGAGACAGCTTTGGCGAGTGCTTGAACGCAGTGATTTG attgttatggTAGTTGATGCTAGAGATCCTCTGTTCTACCGCTGCCCTGATCTTGAG GCATATGCTCAAGAAATTGATGAgcataaaaaaattatgcttcTAGTTAACAAGGCGGACCTTTTACCTACTGATGTCAG GCAGAAATGGGCAGACTATTTCCGCCTTAACAACATCCTGTTTGTTTTCTGGTCGGCCATAGCTGCTACAGCTACCCTAGAAGGTAAAGTCTTGAAAGAGCAATGGAGACAACCCGAGAACTTACAAGAGACAGATAATCCAGACATTATGATATATGGCAGGGACGAGCTCTTGAGTCGATTACAATCTGAGGCTCAAGAGATTGTCAAAGTAACGAACTCTAGAGCAGCATTATCGCAGTCATGGACTATTGAATGTCAACGTGAACAAGCCGTGGTTGGATTTGTTGGGTACCCAAATGTAGGAAAGAGTTCTACAATCAACGCATTGGTGGGTCAGAAGCGAACAGGTGTCACCTCTACCCCGGGGAAAACAAAGCATTTCCAGACTTTGATAATCTCTGATGAGCTTATGCTATGCGATTGCCCTGGTTTAGTCTTCCCTTCGTTCTCAAGCTCGAGGTATGAAATGATTGCTCGTGGTGTACTTCCGATTGACCGGATGACGGCGCACCGTGAAGCTATTCAGGTGGTGGCAGACAAGGTCCCTCGTCGTGTCATTGAGAGTGTCTACAACATATCTCTTCCTAAACCAAAAACCTATGAGCGTCAGTCCCGCCCGCCTCATGCTGCagagcttttaaaaagttactgTGCTTCTCGTAGCTATGTTGCCTCTAGTGGATTACCTGATGAAACGAAAGCTGCTAGGCTGATTCTGAAAGATTACATTGGAGGTAAGCTGCCACATTATACAATGCCACCTGGGATGACCCAAGGTGATGAACCAGATATAGACGACACTCAAGAGCTCGGGGATATTCTCGAAGGTTCAGAGTCGGAAGAAGACTCTGCAGTAGGAGATGAGACAGAGAGCGAGCAAGTTCCTGGTATTGATGATGTGCTAGATGATCTGAGCTCGTTTGATCTTGCAAATGGGCTTAAGCCTTCGAAGAAAGAGACAGCGAAGAAGCAAACCGCGTCACACAAACAGCACAAAAAACCACAGAGGAAAAAAGATCGGACATGGAGGGTGCAAAACACAGAAGATGGAGATGGGATGCCTGTTGTTAAAGTATTCCAGAAACCAGCTAACACAGGTCCTCTCACGATGCGGTGA